Proteins encoded together in one Candidatus Omnitrophota bacterium window:
- a CDS encoding bifunctional riboflavin kinase/FAD synthetase: protein MKILNHLPKTKIKKPVIAIGVFDGLHLGHQALIKKTIKKARAINGTPIVMTFFPHPVQVLNKNMDVSLLVSLKHRLQLIEDLGVLVCVVIRFTKKFSLLRPEEFVEKYLFDSFKSVEIFVGDDFHFGKEGLSGGKALKKIANAFGIRVTIVRSVEFNKKRISSSLLRKLIVRGKLKESEKLLGRRVSTLGKVVHGDRRGARIGTPTANINPGREILPPSGVYLAQVRSENQIFNAIANIGRRPSFKKESKINLEVHIFDFKKRIYGKEIEVLFLQKIRDEQKFKTTKLLIEQIEKDKKKALRYFSQKKF, encoded by the coding sequence ATGAAAATTCTAAATCATTTACCTAAAACAAAAATAAAAAAACCTGTTATTGCTATTGGTGTTTTTGATGGTCTTCATTTAGGTCATCAGGCGCTCATCAAGAAAACTATTAAAAAAGCTCGCGCAATTAATGGCACACCGATTGTCATGACTTTCTTTCCTCACCCTGTTCAGGTTCTTAATAAAAATATGGATGTCTCACTTTTAGTTTCTTTAAAGCATCGATTGCAGCTTATTGAAGATTTAGGGGTTCTTGTTTGCGTGGTTATTCGTTTTACAAAGAAATTTTCTTTGTTAAGGCCAGAGGAATTTGTTGAGAAATATTTGTTTGATTCATTTAAGTCTGTTGAAATATTTGTTGGGGATGATTTTCATTTTGGGAAGGAAGGACTTAGTGGCGGAAAAGCTTTAAAGAAAATTGCAAATGCATTTGGTATTCGAGTTACGATTGTTCGATCTGTTGAGTTTAATAAAAAAAGAATCAGTAGTTCGCTTTTGCGAAAATTAATTGTTCGCGGAAAATTAAAAGAGTCAGAAAAGCTTTTAGGCAGAAGAGTCTCCACCTTGGGCAAAGTTGTGCACGGGGATCGTCGAGGTGCTCGCATCGGAACGCCGACAGCCAACATTAATCCTGGGCGAGAAATTTTACCTCCCTCGGGGGTTTATCTTGCGCAAGTTCGATCAGAAAATCAGATTTTTAATGCGATTGCCAATATTGGCCGGAGGCCTTCGTTTAAAAAAGAAAGTAAAATAAATTTAGAAGTTCATATCTTTGATTTTAAAAAAAGAATTTATGGTAAAGAGATTGAGGTTTTATTTTTACAGAAGATCCGTGATGAGCAAAAATTTAAAACAACAAAGTTATTGATTGAACAAATCGAGAAGGATAAGAAAAAAGCTCTCCGCTATTTTTCGCAAAAGAAGTTTTGA
- the mraZ gene encoding division/cell wall cluster transcriptional repressor MraZ, with translation MFYGEHTHGIDRKGRLILPARFRDVAKENGIDRFFLTRGLDKCIFMFTEYEWAAQEQKFKGMSFTKRESRSFNRMFFSGAVDVSPDKQGRFIIPVYLKDFAQIKKDVIVIGVSNRIEIWDQKVWKDFYSDSQSSFEQTAENILDI, from the coding sequence ATGTTTTATGGTGAACATACACATGGAATAGACCGAAAGGGTCGCCTTATTTTGCCTGCTCGTTTTCGAGATGTTGCTAAAGAAAACGGGATCGACCGTTTTTTCCTTACTCGCGGCTTAGATAAATGTATTTTTATGTTTACAGAATATGAATGGGCTGCTCAAGAACAAAAATTTAAAGGCATGTCTTTTACAAAGCGGGAGAGTCGTAGTTTTAATCGCATGTTTTTCTCCGGCGCTGTTGACGTTTCTCCTGACAAACAAGGTCGTTTTATTATTCCAGTATATTTAAAAGATTTTGCTCAAATCAAAAAAGACGTTATCGTGATTGGCGTTTCCAATCGTATCGAAATTTGGGATCAAAAGGTCTGGAAAGATTTTTATAGTGATTCACAAAGTTCTTTTGAGCAGACCGCAGAAAACATATTGGACATTTAA
- the rsmH gene encoding 16S rRNA (cytosine(1402)-N(4))-methyltransferase RsmH, whose product MANDIKHIPVMMKEILQHLNFSEGACVLDCTLGLGGHSREIAKKIGPQGLLIGIDRDEDSIALAQQNLEDFSGRCAFVQKDFRDLDVALDGLGISQVDGILFDLGVSSYQMDTAERGFSIRSVGPLDMRMDRNSFISAYDLINSLSSKEISLILKNFGEERWHDRIADHLVKSRVKHPIQSTEELTEIILKAIPRRFQDHHIHPATRTFQAFRIAVNRELEAIEIALKKAIRYLRPGGAICVISFHSLEDRIVKEKFKYFAKEQMLEIITKKPLRPTDEEIERNARSRSARLRVARRIKK is encoded by the coding sequence ATGGCAAACGATATTAAACATATTCCAGTTATGATGAAAGAGATTCTTCAGCACCTAAATTTCTCTGAGGGTGCGTGTGTCTTGGATTGCACGCTTGGATTGGGGGGTCACAGCAGGGAAATCGCAAAAAAAATAGGACCTCAGGGTCTTTTGATCGGGATTGATCGTGATGAAGATTCAATTGCGTTAGCTCAGCAAAATTTAGAAGATTTTTCCGGTAGATGCGCTTTTGTCCAAAAAGATTTCAGAGATTTAGATGTAGCGCTGGATGGTTTAGGCATTAGTCAGGTTGATGGAATTTTGTTTGATTTAGGTGTTTCTAGCTATCAGATGGATACAGCGGAAAGAGGATTTAGTATTCGCTCAGTTGGGCCTTTGGATATGCGCATGGATCGAAATAGTTTTATTTCAGCATATGATTTGATTAACTCATTATCAAGTAAAGAAATTTCTTTAATTTTAAAGAATTTTGGAGAAGAGAGGTGGCATGATCGTATTGCGGATCATTTGGTTAAGAGCCGTGTTAAGCACCCTATTCAATCAACGGAAGAGCTTACGGAAATTATTTTAAAGGCTATTCCACGCCGCTTTCAAGATCACCATATTCATCCGGCAACGCGAACATTCCAGGCATTTCGCATTGCTGTTAATCGTGAATTAGAGGCAATTGAGATTGCTCTTAAGAAGGCGATTCGATATTTGCGTCCAGGAGGAGCGATTTGTGTGATCTCATTTCATTCACTGGAAGACCGTATTGTTAAAGAAAAGTTTAAATATTTTGCTAAAGAACAGATGCTGGAAATCATTACAAAAAAACCGCTTCGCCCAACCGATGAAGAGATCGAACGCAATGCTCGCTCGCGATCTGCTCGCTTGCGTGTTGCGCGGCGAATTAAGAAATAG
- a CDS encoding penicillin-binding transpeptidase domain-containing protein yields the protein MYFKRHSLRFVFLFLFFFCLLIFFFIKLIFIQVFKSEYLSGLADRQHSHILRLEPKRGTIYDRKFRPLALNVAAYSLYASPRSMSIEQKAKAIKAIHETLGLEESFLKDRMSRDKSFVWISRKLSPDQADKIKALDFKGLNFIKESRRYYPGQTLAAHVIGFAGIDNYGLEGLELEYNDSLSGQFGMAQILRDAKQQELLIQESFLLPKHGFDLVLTIDETIQYFAEQALEKAFEKHHAKSASIIVMDPKTGEILALANRPTYNLSDLESSSVDNRRNRAISDMYEPGSVFKIVTACAAIEEEAFSEDDKIFCENGEYKVANHVLHDHHPQGMLTFKGVIEQSSNIGTVKVAQKIGGEAVNHYARLFQFGKATGVNLPGEVSGVLKPVSRWSGTSIGAVPIGHEIGVTALQLVCAVSAIANNGIYMKPFIVQYIRDQNGDVVEGFFPQPITEVTSPETAMRVKDILVGVVDNGTGKRAQIKGVKVAGKTGTAQKIVDGLYSHSKFYATFIGFAPADDPKIAMVVFFDEPHPDHYGGTVSAPVFKEVAENVLKYLKANEEN from the coding sequence GTGTATTTTAAAAGACACTCACTTCGTTTTGTTTTTTTATTCCTCTTTTTTTTCTGTTTATTAATATTCTTTTTTATTAAGCTTATTTTTATCCAAGTCTTTAAGTCAGAATATCTTTCTGGGCTTGCTGATCGTCAGCATAGTCATATCTTGCGTTTGGAGCCTAAAAGAGGGACGATTTATGACCGAAAATTTAGGCCATTAGCCTTAAATGTTGCGGCATACTCTCTGTATGCCTCGCCACGCTCTATGAGTATTGAGCAAAAGGCAAAAGCTATTAAAGCTATCCATGAAACGCTTGGGCTTGAGGAAAGTTTTTTAAAAGATCGAATGAGTCGCGACAAAAGCTTTGTTTGGATTTCGCGCAAGTTATCACCTGATCAAGCTGATAAAATAAAGGCACTTGATTTTAAAGGTTTGAATTTTATTAAGGAAAGCCGGCGTTATTATCCTGGTCAAACGTTAGCCGCGCATGTGATTGGGTTTGCTGGCATTGATAATTATGGATTGGAAGGCCTAGAGCTAGAATACAATGACTCTTTGTCTGGGCAGTTTGGGATGGCGCAAATTTTACGGGATGCCAAGCAGCAGGAGCTTTTGATTCAAGAAAGTTTTTTACTTCCTAAGCATGGGTTTGATTTAGTTTTGACTATTGATGAGACAATTCAGTATTTTGCTGAACAGGCTTTGGAGAAGGCTTTTGAGAAGCATCATGCGAAATCTGCTAGTATTATTGTGATGGATCCAAAAACAGGTGAAATTTTAGCGCTTGCTAATCGACCTACTTATAATTTAAGTGATTTAGAATCGAGTTCTGTTGATAACCGACGGAATCGGGCTATAAGTGATATGTATGAGCCTGGATCTGTTTTTAAGATTGTAACTGCGTGTGCTGCAATAGAAGAAGAGGCGTTTAGCGAGGATGATAAAATTTTTTGCGAGAACGGAGAATATAAGGTCGCTAATCATGTTTTGCATGATCATCACCCGCAAGGAATGTTAACTTTTAAAGGAGTTATTGAACAGTCAAGCAATATTGGGACAGTTAAAGTTGCTCAAAAAATTGGAGGAGAAGCGGTCAATCATTATGCTCGATTATTTCAATTTGGAAAAGCGACCGGTGTTAATTTGCCAGGGGAAGTTTCAGGCGTTTTAAAGCCTGTTTCGCGGTGGTCTGGAACTTCAATTGGGGCTGTTCCTATTGGTCATGAAATAGGGGTAACGGCATTACAGCTTGTATGTGCTGTTTCAGCTATTGCCAATAACGGTATCTATATGAAGCCGTTTATTGTTCAATATATTAGAGATCAAAACGGAGACGTAGTTGAAGGTTTTTTTCCTCAGCCAATCACGGAAGTTACTAGCCCTGAGACTGCGATGCGGGTTAAAGATATTTTGGTCGGAGTTGTCGATAATGGAACTGGTAAAAGAGCTCAAATTAAAGGCGTGAAAGTTGCTGGTAAAACAGGGACGGCTCAGAAGATTGTTGATGGCCTTTATTCTCACAGTAAGTTTTATGCAACATTTATTGGGTTTGCACCAGCGGATGACCCCAAGATTGCGATGGTGGTCTTTTTTGATGAGCCTCATCCTGATCATTATGGCGGAACAGTTTCGGCACCAGTTTTTAAGGAAGTTGCAGAAAAT